From Methylomonas sp. EFPC3, a single genomic window includes:
- a CDS encoding ABC transporter ATP-binding protein, which yields MTTTHILETRNLVVEYQQHRAIDQLNLAVPAGCVYALLGGNGAGKTTTISTFLGFNRPSSGQVLIGGRSLQDQPELVKSELAYLPENVALYDLLSGAENLRFFCALAGIELSRDQSGQLLSDSGLQADAHDKRVGQYSKGMRQKVGLAIASAKHAKAMLLDEPTSGLDPSAANDFAQRIRAAADAGMAVLMATHDLFNAKQVADRIGIMKQGRLVEEFDAHSVQHDELESKYLAHARGLA from the coding sequence ATGACGACAACCCACATTCTCGAAACCCGCAATCTGGTGGTGGAATACCAACAGCATCGGGCGATCGACCAACTGAATTTAGCGGTACCTGCCGGCTGCGTTTACGCCTTGCTGGGCGGCAACGGCGCCGGCAAAACCACGACGATCAGCACCTTCTTGGGATTTAACCGTCCCAGCAGCGGCCAGGTCTTGATCGGCGGCCGCTCGCTGCAGGACCAACCGGAGCTGGTCAAGTCCGAACTGGCCTATCTGCCGGAAAACGTGGCCTTGTACGACCTGCTCAGCGGCGCGGAAAACCTGCGGTTTTTCTGTGCGCTGGCCGGAATCGAATTGAGCCGGGACCAGTCGGGACAGCTCTTGAGCGACAGCGGCTTGCAGGCGGATGCTCACGACAAGCGGGTCGGCCAGTATTCCAAAGGCATGCGGCAAAAAGTCGGTCTGGCGATCGCCAGCGCCAAGCACGCCAAAGCCATGTTGCTGGACGAACCCACCTCCGGCCTGGACCCGAGCGCGGCCAACGATTTTGCCCAACGCATCCGCGCCGCGGCGGACGCCGGCATGGCGGTATTGATGGCGACCCACGATTTGTTCAACGCCAAGCAAGTCGCGGACCGCATCGGCATCATGAAGCAAGGCCGGCTGGTCGAGGAGTTCGATGCCCACAGCGTGCAACACGACGAACTGGAAAGCAAATATCTGGCGCATGCCCGGGGGTTGGCATGA
- a CDS encoding DUF3526 domain-containing protein: MIAIVMRKELATTLRDGRLLVLGLSLFVLFAGFFLFSSYQLQAQRLEKQRVGATAKEQWNSQSVKNPHAAAHYGIYVFKPDLPSAAIDPGLTPFTGQSLWLEPHKRNLTRFNPSADDVLANRFGQATSSFVLYALLPLLIVALSFNSVSQERERGTLRMLHSLGVAPRALLFGKLLGLLTAFWLVMSPAVLLAGLTLAGQFELAIDDLLRLSLLMAGLLAYYTVFAALSIAASAYFRTSRNTLFCLLGFWMGSVFVAPRLGAAIGDVLAPNPSASQFWDAIKTDIAQGLPGDGSKQQRETAFEAQVLAQYGVASKEQLPVGFVSLNRQYNDVYSSKVHQLHFDRLRANFATQQQLAHLAGWLGPSLALRSLSMAIAGTDLAHQRDFEDAAERYRRYFIDLTEDWDRERSHGTERSAKGAETDWRSVRDFAYAVPTVGFSLKASLLPLAVLGAWLGAALWLLAHSARRLAP, translated from the coding sequence ATGATCGCCATTGTCATGCGCAAGGAACTGGCCACCACGCTGCGCGACGGCCGCTTGCTGGTGCTCGGTTTGTCGCTGTTTGTTTTGTTCGCCGGCTTTTTTCTGTTTTCCAGTTACCAGTTGCAGGCACAGCGCCTGGAAAAACAGCGCGTCGGCGCGACGGCCAAGGAACAGTGGAATTCGCAGAGCGTCAAGAACCCCCATGCCGCCGCGCACTACGGTATCTACGTGTTCAAGCCGGATTTGCCCAGCGCGGCGATAGATCCGGGCTTGACGCCGTTTACCGGTCAGTCGCTGTGGCTGGAGCCGCACAAACGCAACCTGACCCGTTTCAATCCGAGTGCCGACGACGTATTGGCCAATCGATTCGGACAGGCCACCAGCAGCTTCGTGCTTTATGCCTTGTTGCCGCTGTTGATCGTCGCACTCAGTTTCAATTCGGTGTCGCAAGAGCGCGAACGCGGCACCTTGCGCATGTTGCATAGTTTGGGAGTGGCGCCGCGGGCCTTGTTGTTTGGCAAGTTGCTCGGGCTGCTGACGGCGTTCTGGCTGGTGATGTCGCCCGCCGTGTTACTGGCGGGCCTGACGCTGGCCGGCCAATTCGAGCTGGCGATCGACGACCTGCTGCGCTTGAGCCTGCTAATGGCCGGCCTGCTGGCGTATTACACGGTGTTCGCCGCCTTATCGATTGCCGCCTCCGCCTACTTTCGCACCAGCCGCAACACCTTGTTTTGCCTGCTGGGGTTCTGGATGGGCAGCGTGTTCGTCGCCCCGCGGCTGGGCGCCGCGATCGGCGATGTGCTTGCGCCCAACCCCAGTGCCAGCCAATTTTGGGATGCGATCAAGACCGATATCGCCCAAGGCCTGCCCGGCGACGGCTCCAAGCAACAACGCGAAACGGCCTTCGAAGCCCAAGTGCTGGCCCAATACGGCGTTGCCAGCAAAGAGCAGCTACCGGTGGGGTTTGTCTCGCTGAATCGGCAATATAACGACGTTTACTCCAGCAAAGTCCACCAGTTGCATTTCGATCGCCTGCGCGCCAACTTCGCCACCCAACAGCAACTGGCGCATCTGGCCGGTTGGCTGGGGCCCAGCCTGGCGCTGCGTTCGTTGTCGATGGCCATAGCCGGCACCGATTTGGCGCACCAACGCGATTTCGAAGACGCCGCCGAGAGATATCGGCGTTATTTCATCGATCTGACCGAAGACTGGGACCGCGAACGCAGCCACGGCACCGAACGCTCCGCCAAAGGCGCGGAAACCGATTGGCGCAGCGTCCGAGACTTTGCTTACGCCGTTCCCACGGTCGGATTTTCGCTAAAAGCCAGCCTGCTGCCGCTAGCGGTGCTCGGCGCCTGGTTGGGCGCGGCACTGTGGCTGTTGGCCCATTCGGCACGGAGGTTGGCACCATGA